In one Tessaracoccus palaemonis genomic region, the following are encoded:
- a CDS encoding diacylglycerol/lipid kinase family protein: MSGTVARRRLITVVCNRESGGGRAGRVLPKVVARLHEGITDAELHVVASSTYEEARDLTRAAALTAQPGDVVAVMGGDGMAHLGLNACARTDATLAVIPAGTGNDFARGAGIPGSIREAVEALVRGRTRVIDLSHLTNAEGDRYIGAVVSSGYDARVNRATNDIRLRLGALSYGYIALRELAAFSPLSYRVTIDGEPREFEAMLVAVANLGLFGGGMRVAPDFDAEDGLLDVTIIHAASRAKLLRLLPTMYSGKFVTDPVVERLRARRVEVDGDGLFVMGDGEEMGSVPAVVKIAPRALRVLVA, from the coding sequence GTGAGCGGAACCGTCGCCAGGCGACGGCTGATCACGGTCGTCTGCAACAGGGAGTCCGGCGGTGGCCGCGCCGGGCGCGTGCTGCCGAAGGTCGTCGCCCGGCTGCACGAGGGCATCACCGACGCCGAACTGCACGTCGTGGCCTCCAGCACCTACGAGGAGGCCCGCGACCTGACGCGGGCCGCCGCGCTGACCGCGCAGCCCGGCGATGTCGTCGCCGTGATGGGCGGCGACGGCATGGCCCACCTCGGGTTGAACGCCTGTGCCCGCACCGACGCGACCCTGGCCGTCATCCCCGCGGGCACCGGCAACGACTTCGCCCGCGGGGCCGGGATCCCCGGCTCGATCCGCGAGGCGGTCGAGGCGCTGGTTCGAGGCCGCACGCGCGTGATCGACCTCTCCCACCTGACCAACGCCGAGGGGGACCGCTACATCGGAGCGGTGGTCTCCAGCGGCTACGACGCCCGCGTCAACCGGGCCACCAACGACATCCGGCTGCGGCTCGGCGCGCTGAGCTACGGCTACATCGCGCTGCGTGAGCTCGCCGCCTTCTCGCCCCTGTCCTACCGCGTCACCATCGACGGCGAGCCCCGCGAGTTCGAGGCGATGCTCGTGGCGGTGGCGAACCTCGGACTGTTCGGCGGGGGGATGCGGGTCGCGCCCGACTTCGACGCGGAGGACGGCCTGCTCGACGTCACGATCATCCATGCGGCGTCTCGCGCCAAGCTGCTGCGCCTGCTGCCCACCATGTACTCCGGGAAGTTCGTCACCGATCCCGTCGTCGAGAGGCTCCGCGCCCGCCGGGTCGAGGTCGACGGCGACGGCCTGTTCGTCATGGGCGACGGCGAGGAGATGGGCAGCGTGCCGGCCGTCGTGAAGATCGCGCCCCGGGCGCTGCGCGTCCTCGTCGCCTGA
- a CDS encoding DEAD/DEAH box helicase, with the protein MPEGVREFAALYPYHLDDYQLEACRELDEGRGVLVAAPTGAGKTVVGEFAVHLAVQDSRKCFYTTPIKALSNQKYHDLVERYGPDRVGLLTGDTSVNAEAQVVVMTTEVLRNMIYAQSPTLNNLGFVVMDEVHYLADRFRGPVWEEVILGLAESVAIVALSATVSNVEDFGEWLRTVRGDFAVVVSERRPVPLFQHVLVGRRLVDLFDGVAPTASELPAERAARVNRELLKVSREESGRVRDDSRRARGRSGRGRPGQRSSYGDQPAQRFAARQPGRGEVAIVLERARLLPAIYFIFSRVGCDAAVRQVADAGTVLTNRAEAVLLGDIADRHVAGLGEADLRALDYERFRDALMAGVAAHHAGQLPAFKAIIEEGFATGALKLVFATETLALGINMPARTVVLEKLVKFNGEAHVDITPGEYTQFTGRAGRRGIDVEGHAVVLWRSGMDPRAVAGLASRRTYPLRSSFAPSYNMAVNLMATLGRDRARELLNQSFAQFQTDKSVVQAARAGRGLKVDLAGEYAAVECHLGDFMEYARLRDEVSRLEAAASKDRRREQAEQVSDSMTKLLPGDIVHLDRQGWSVVLRVGQKAQRGAEPWVQTISADHTVLKLQPHDLRGPLTPVGRVRVPRDFSLRDRKSRRSLLQSMSERIEERDPQVPDVAAPSDEAVARRIAELRRELKRHPCHDCPDRETHAVHAARIIRLEREAERVERETTGRANSLAVQFDRVCAVLDELGYLDGDDLTDAGRMLRRIYNELDLVAAECVRRDVFTGLDAPQLAAVLSTLLYESRPSRDSVPPRMPDRPSEQAQSALRATWREVGQVERSHRRDRGREPDIGFAEAAWRWASGQELAKVLATTDLSAGDFVRWVRQVIDLAGQLASAAGPGDLRRTAHAVQDAMRRGVVAVELEED; encoded by the coding sequence CTGCCTGAAGGGGTGCGTGAGTTCGCTGCGCTCTACCCCTACCACCTGGACGACTACCAGCTGGAGGCATGCCGGGAACTCGACGAGGGCAGGGGCGTGCTCGTTGCGGCCCCCACCGGGGCCGGAAAGACCGTGGTGGGCGAGTTCGCGGTCCACCTGGCGGTGCAGGACTCGCGCAAGTGCTTCTACACCACGCCCATCAAGGCGCTGTCGAACCAGAAGTACCACGACCTCGTCGAGCGGTACGGCCCCGACCGTGTCGGCCTGCTGACCGGCGACACCTCGGTCAACGCCGAGGCCCAGGTCGTCGTCATGACCACCGAGGTGCTGCGCAACATGATCTACGCGCAGTCTCCGACCCTGAACAACCTCGGCTTCGTGGTGATGGACGAGGTGCACTACCTCGCCGACCGCTTCCGCGGCCCCGTGTGGGAGGAGGTCATTCTCGGACTCGCCGAGTCGGTGGCCATCGTCGCGCTGTCTGCGACCGTGAGCAACGTCGAAGACTTCGGCGAGTGGCTGCGCACGGTCAGGGGCGACTTCGCCGTCGTCGTCTCGGAGCGTCGCCCCGTGCCGCTGTTCCAGCACGTGCTCGTGGGGCGGCGGCTGGTCGACCTGTTCGACGGCGTGGCCCCCACCGCGAGCGAGCTGCCCGCGGAGCGCGCGGCCCGTGTGAACCGGGAGCTGCTGAAGGTCTCGCGGGAGGAGTCCGGCCGGGTGCGCGACGACTCGCGCCGCGCCCGGGGGCGCTCCGGCAGGGGGAGGCCGGGGCAGCGGTCCAGCTACGGGGACCAGCCAGCCCAACGGTTCGCCGCTCGCCAGCCCGGCCGCGGAGAGGTCGCCATCGTGCTCGAGCGGGCGCGCCTGCTCCCCGCGATCTACTTCATCTTCTCCCGCGTCGGGTGCGACGCCGCGGTGCGCCAGGTGGCCGACGCCGGCACTGTGCTGACGAACAGGGCGGAGGCGGTGCTGCTGGGCGACATCGCCGACCGGCATGTCGCCGGGCTCGGCGAGGCGGACCTCCGCGCACTGGACTACGAGCGGTTCCGCGACGCCCTGATGGCCGGCGTCGCAGCCCACCACGCCGGACAGCTGCCCGCCTTCAAGGCGATCATCGAGGAGGGTTTCGCCACCGGCGCCCTCAAGCTCGTCTTCGCCACCGAGACCCTGGCACTCGGCATCAACATGCCGGCACGCACCGTCGTGCTGGAGAAGCTCGTGAAGTTCAACGGCGAGGCCCACGTCGACATCACGCCGGGGGAGTACACGCAGTTCACCGGCCGGGCCGGTCGCCGGGGCATCGACGTCGAGGGCCACGCCGTCGTCCTGTGGCGCTCCGGCATGGACCCCCGCGCCGTCGCCGGCCTGGCCTCGCGGCGCACCTACCCGCTGCGCTCCAGCTTCGCGCCCAGCTACAACATGGCCGTCAACCTGATGGCCACGCTCGGTCGGGACCGGGCGCGGGAGCTTCTCAACCAGTCCTTCGCGCAGTTCCAGACGGACAAGTCCGTCGTCCAGGCGGCACGCGCGGGACGCGGCCTCAAGGTGGACCTGGCCGGCGAGTACGCGGCGGTCGAGTGCCACCTCGGCGACTTCATGGAGTACGCCCGCCTGCGCGACGAGGTCTCCCGGCTGGAGGCCGCGGCGTCGAAGGACCGGCGTCGCGAGCAGGCCGAGCAGGTCTCCGACTCGATGACGAAGCTGCTCCCCGGCGACATCGTGCACCTGGACCGGCAGGGTTGGTCCGTCGTCCTGCGCGTCGGCCAGAAGGCGCAGCGTGGGGCCGAGCCGTGGGTCCAGACCATCTCGGCCGACCACACGGTCCTCAAGCTGCAGCCGCACGACCTGCGCGGCCCACTGACGCCCGTCGGCCGGGTCCGGGTGCCGCGCGACTTCTCGCTGCGCGACCGGAAGTCGCGCCGGTCGCTGCTCCAGTCGATGTCGGAGCGGATCGAGGAGAGGGACCCGCAGGTCCCGGACGTCGCGGCCCCGTCGGACGAGGCCGTCGCGCGCAGGATCGCCGAGCTGCGGCGCGAGCTGAAGCGCCACCCGTGTCACGACTGCCCGGACCGGGAGACGCACGCCGTGCACGCGGCCCGCATCATCCGGCTCGAGCGGGAGGCTGAGCGCGTCGAGCGGGAGACGACCGGCCGGGCCAACTCCCTGGCCGTGCAGTTCGACCGCGTGTGCGCCGTGCTCGACGAGCTCGGCTATCTCGACGGCGACGACCTCACGGACGCCGGCCGCATGCTGAGGCGCATCTACAACGAGCTCGACCTCGTCGCCGCGGAGTGCGTCCGCCGCGATGTCTTCACCGGCCTCGATGCCCCGCAGCTCGCAGCCGTCCTCTCGACGCTGCTCTACGAGTCGAGGCCCAGCCGAGATTCGGTGCCGCCCCGGATGCCGGACCGGCCGAGCGAGCAGGCCCAGTCCGCGCTCCGGGCGACCTGGCGGGAGGTGGGTCAGGTCGAGCGCAGCCACCGACGCGACCGTGGGCGCGAGCCCGATATCGGCTTCGCCGAGGCCGCGTGGCGCTGGGCGAGCGGGCAGGAATTGGCGAAGGTGCTCGCCACCACCGACCTGTCCGCCGGCGACTTCGTCCGCTGGGTACGGCAGGTCATCGATCTGGCCGGCCAGCTCGCCAGCGCCGCCGGTCCGGGCGACCTGCGGCGGACGGCCCACGCGGTGCAGGACGCCATGCGCCGTGGCGTCGTCGCGGTGGAGCTGGAGGAGGACTGA
- the hisF gene encoding imidazole glycerol phosphate synthase subunit HisF, translating into MSVALRVIPCLDVHDGRVVKGVNFTNLRDAGDPVELAARYSAEGADELTFLDISASSDGRATTREMVARCAETVFIPLTVGGGVRSVADVDLLLRSGADKVGINTGALARPAAIDEISRAFGDQVLVLSVDARREPGMPSGFGVTTHGGRRSAGLDALAWVREACDRGVGEILLNSMDADGTTDGFDIEMISAVRAIADVPLIASGGAGTVEHFVAAAAAGADAVLAASVFHYGTLTIDQVKAGLRDAGFTVR; encoded by the coding sequence GTGAGTGTTGCGCTGCGTGTCATCCCCTGCCTCGACGTCCACGACGGCCGCGTCGTCAAGGGGGTCAACTTCACGAACCTGCGCGATGCCGGCGACCCGGTCGAGCTGGCCGCCCGGTACTCGGCCGAGGGGGCCGACGAGCTGACGTTCCTCGACATCTCCGCCTCCTCGGACGGCCGGGCCACCACGCGCGAGATGGTCGCGCGCTGCGCCGAGACCGTCTTCATCCCGCTGACGGTCGGCGGAGGTGTCCGGTCCGTGGCCGATGTCGACCTGCTGCTGCGCTCCGGCGCGGACAAGGTGGGCATCAACACCGGCGCGCTGGCGCGGCCCGCGGCCATCGACGAGATCTCGCGCGCCTTCGGCGACCAGGTGCTCGTCCTCTCGGTCGACGCGCGCCGCGAGCCGGGCATGCCGTCAGGCTTCGGGGTCACGACTCACGGCGGGCGCCGCTCGGCCGGCCTCGACGCGCTGGCGTGGGTGCGGGAAGCGTGTGACCGCGGCGTGGGGGAGATCCTGCTGAACTCCATGGACGCCGACGGCACCACCGACGGGTTCGACATCGAGATGATCTCCGCCGTGCGCGCGATCGCCGACGTCCCTCTGATCGCGTCGGGGGGCGCGGGCACCGTCGAGCACTTCGTGGCCGCGGCCGCCGCCGGCGCCGACGCGGTGCTCGCCGCCAGCGTATTCCACTACGGCACACTCACGATCGACCAGGTCAAGGCCGGGCTGCGCGACGCCGGCTTCACCGTCCGCTGA
- a CDS encoding HIT family protein encodes MDCLFCAIVAGDIGSKRVYEDEACFAFLDINPWQVGHTLVIPRRHVVDALADDEVLVELGPSVARVGRLLKERLGADAVNIVSNAGAASGQEVFHAHVHVLPRWADNPGVAHMKTEVTEPLDEVWRRIVG; translated from the coding sequence ATGGACTGCCTGTTCTGCGCCATCGTCGCCGGAGACATCGGCTCGAAGCGCGTCTACGAGGATGAGGCGTGCTTCGCCTTCCTCGACATCAACCCCTGGCAGGTCGGGCACACGCTGGTGATCCCGCGGAGGCACGTCGTCGACGCGCTCGCCGACGATGAGGTGCTCGTCGAACTTGGCCCGTCCGTGGCCCGCGTCGGCAGGCTGCTGAAGGAACGGCTCGGCGCGGACGCGGTCAACATCGTGTCCAACGCGGGCGCCGCCTCCGGGCAGGAGGTGTTCCACGCCCACGTGCACGTCCTGCCGCGCTGGGCGGACAACCCCGGCGTGGCACACATGAAGACCGAGGTGACAGAACCCCTCGACGAGGTCTGGCGTCGCATCGTCGGGTGA
- a CDS encoding aromatic ring-opening dioxygenase LigA — protein MKATKTVGIISIVAGIVLLIAGALTYGMVSSQLAAEKITVPADATFMGGAFAGKPVSGPLSAYAQADIINHHAMAASEGKTYSELGALATAAKEAGDTELADQYTATRTTVMNASFLRASLFTSVVAFGVAALVMGLGILFGLIGWALTRVGAPVAAVVERDVVVDRS, from the coding sequence ATGAAGGCCACCAAGACCGTCGGCATCATCTCGATCGTCGCCGGCATCGTTCTGCTTATCGCCGGCGCCCTGACGTACGGCATGGTCAGCTCCCAGCTGGCCGCAGAGAAGATCACCGTCCCCGCCGACGCCACGTTCATGGGCGGCGCCTTCGCCGGCAAGCCGGTCTCCGGGCCGCTCTCGGCGTACGCGCAGGCTGACATCATCAACCACCACGCCATGGCCGCCTCCGAAGGCAAGACCTACTCGGAGCTCGGGGCCCTGGCCACCGCGGCCAAGGAGGCCGGTGACACCGAGCTGGCGGACCAGTACACCGCCACCCGTACGACGGTCATGAATGCCTCCTTCCTCCGTGCGTCGCTGTTCACCTCCGTGGTCGCCTTCGGCGTCGCGGCGCTCGTCATGGGTCTCGGCATCCTGTTCGGCCTCATCGGCTGGGCCCTGACCCGCGTCGGTGCCCCCGTTGCGGCC